One stretch of uncultured Desulfovibrio sp. DNA includes these proteins:
- the fusA gene encoding elongation factor G, which translates to MPSIKHIRNIGIIAHIDAGKTTLSERMLFYSRKIHRMGEVHNGSATMDYMPEEQERGITIMSACTTCQWGENTINLIDTPGHVDFTIEVERALRVLDGAVGVFCAVGGVEPQSETVWRQSEDFNVPKIAFINKIDRLGADFEAVLEAMRQRLQTNAVAVTIPLGQGEDFRAVLDLVNEQSLTFDPADQGQTVHRAPFTKEEAAIAAPWREILLEKLGEADDAFVEPYLEGTFTLADINAALRRATLARTLTPVFCGSALRNMGVQPVLDAVCALLPSPADVPAPVGRGADGREIIVEATPDAPVAALVFKVLMENGRKLAFVRMYAGRIHEGESLRNTASGKDDRLGRIYRPHADRREQVECAEAGEIVVVVGLRGHTGETYTARERQLALESIDAYAPVITLALEPRNADEGKILDEALARYTEEDPTLLARLDDDTGSRMVSGMGELHLDVLLERMQREYGISPRAGNPQVVLRETVRKEAEVASVFDREMGKERHHGSAALRVAPRARGTGNVVEVGDFLPQDAAEARKILPRVYLDAALEGVRDALQCGDLTGYPIEDVAVTLTAVDRQEGLTTVPGSRMAAGQALREALAAATPVVLEPVMRVEITVPEDFLGASITMFTTCGGKVEDMEDHGGRKTLRGTAPLRRLFGFSTSLRSATQGRAGLVMTFDRFDLP; encoded by the coding sequence ATGCCCAGCATCAAGCATATCCGCAACATAGGCATTATTGCCCATATCGACGCTGGCAAAACCACGCTCTCCGAGCGCATGCTGTTCTACAGCCGCAAAATCCACCGTATGGGCGAGGTGCACAACGGCTCGGCCACCATGGACTACATGCCGGAGGAGCAGGAGCGCGGCATCACCATCATGTCGGCCTGCACCACCTGCCAGTGGGGCGAAAATACCATCAACCTCATCGACACGCCCGGCCATGTGGACTTTACCATTGAGGTGGAACGCGCCCTGCGCGTGCTGGACGGGGCCGTGGGCGTGTTTTGCGCCGTGGGTGGGGTTGAACCGCAGTCGGAAACCGTGTGGCGGCAGTCGGAAGATTTCAACGTTCCCAAGATCGCCTTTATCAATAAGATAGACCGCCTGGGCGCGGATTTTGAAGCAGTGCTCGAGGCCATGCGCCAGCGCCTGCAAACCAATGCCGTTGCCGTGACCATCCCCCTTGGGCAGGGCGAAGATTTCCGCGCTGTGCTTGATCTTGTGAACGAACAAAGCCTGACCTTTGACCCGGCGGATCAGGGCCAGACTGTACACCGCGCGCCCTTTACGAAAGAAGAAGCCGCCATCGCCGCCCCCTGGCGTGAAATTCTGCTGGAAAAACTTGGCGAGGCGGATGACGCCTTTGTGGAACCCTACCTGGAAGGCACCTTCACCCTGGCCGACATCAACGCGGCCCTGCGGCGCGCCACTCTGGCCCGCACGCTCACGCCTGTTTTCTGCGGCTCGGCCCTGCGCAACATGGGCGTGCAACCCGTGCTCGATGCCGTGTGCGCCCTGCTGCCCTCGCCCGCCGATGTTCCGGCCCCGGTGGGGCGCGGTGCCGATGGTCGCGAAATCATTGTGGAGGCAACTCCCGATGCCCCCGTTGCGGCGCTGGTTTTTAAAGTGCTCATGGAAAACGGCCGCAAGCTGGCCTTTGTGCGCATGTACGCGGGCCGCATCCACGAGGGTGAAAGCCTGCGCAATACCGCCAGCGGCAAGGATGACCGTCTGGGCCGCATCTACCGCCCCCATGCAGACCGGCGGGAGCAGGTGGAATGCGCCGAGGCGGGCGAAATCGTGGTCGTGGTGGGCCTGCGCGGGCATACGGGTGAAACCTATACCGCCCGCGAGCGGCAGCTTGCGCTGGAAAGCATAGATGCTTACGCGCCCGTCATCACCCTTGCGCTGGAGCCCCGCAATGCGGACGAAGGCAAGATTCTGGACGAAGCGCTTGCGCGCTATACGGAAGAAGACCCCACCCTGCTGGCGCGGCTGGATGATGACACTGGCTCTCGCATGGTTTCCGGCATGGGCGAGCTGCATCTGGACGTTCTGCTGGAGCGCATGCAGCGCGAATACGGCATCAGCCCCCGCGCGGGCAATCCGCAGGTTGTGCTGCGCGAAACCGTGCGCAAGGAGGCCGAGGTGGCCTCTGTCTTTGACCGCGAAATGGGCAAGGAACGCCATCATGGCTCTGCGGCCCTGCGTGTTGCGCCACGCGCCCGGGGCACGGGCAATGTGGTTGAAGTGGGCGACTTTTTGCCGCAGGATGCCGCCGAAGCCCGAAAAATTCTGCCCAGGGTCTATCTGGACGCCGCCCTTGAAGGCGTGCGCGATGCACTGCAATGCGGCGATCTGACAGGCTACCCCATTGAAGATGTGGCCGTGACCCTCACTGCGGTGGACAGGCAGGAAGGCCTGACAACTGTTCCCGGTAGCCGCATGGCCGCCGGGCAAGCCCTGCGCGAGGCACTGGCGGCGGCAACTCCCGTGGTTCTGGAGCCTGTGATGCGCGTGGAAATTACCGTGCCGGAAGACTTCCTTGGTGCGTCCATTACCATGTTCACCACCTGCGGCGGCAAGGTTGAGGATATGGAAGATCACGGCGGACGCAAAACCCTGCGCGGCACAGCCCCCCTGCGCCGCCTGTTCGGCTTTTCCACCTCCCTACGCTCGGCCACACAGGGGCGCGCCGGGCTGGTAATGACCTTTGACCGCTTTGATCTGCCCTGA
- the carB gene encoding carbamoyl-phosphate synthase large subunit → MPKRSDLHKILVIGAGPIIIGQGCEFDYSGSQAVKALKEEGYEVVLVNSNPATIMTDPHMADATYVEPIEQETLAAIIRKERPDALLPTLGGQTALNAALGLAKSGVLAECGVELIGARADVIEKAESRELFREAMEKIGLKMPASGIARTIEEACQLGNVLPFPLIIRPAFTLGGTGGGVAYNMEDLEAIASSGLSASPTSEVMIEQSVLGWKEIEMEVMRDAKDNCVIICAIENFDPMGVHTGDSITVAPVQTLSDAEYQNLRDASIAIMREIGVETGGSNVQFGLNPANGEIVVIEMNPRVSRSSALASKATGFPIAKIAAKLAVGYTLDELRNDITRETVASFEPAIDYCVVKIPRFTFEKFPGAKDELTTSMKSVGEAMSIGRTFKEALQKGLRSMEIGATGLGYSFRSELPDRETILESLHRPNSKRIFSLRQAIVAGISEEEIFAVSAIDPWFIRQVRDIVEMEKRISNFGLANDMTTANAALADMLREAKEYGFSDRQLAEMWKMPEADIRRMRKEMHVEPTYYLVDTCAAEFEAYTPYFYSTYERGEEIKVEDRRKVLILGGGPNRIGQGIEFDYCCCHASFALRDAGVMAIMANSNPETVSTDYDTSDRLYFEPLTFEDVMNIVEKEKPEGVIVQFGGQTPLNLAVPLMRAGVPILGTSPDAIDRAEDRERFQALIEKLELLQPPNGTAMSLEDALEVAERITYPVVVRPSYVLGGRAMAVVYDAAELKDYFHVQVPQKPEHPILIDKFLEHAVEVDVDALSDGKEVYVAGIMEHIEEAGIHSGDSACVLPSYSLSYDHVARIAVQAEALARELKVVGLMNIQFAIKGDDIYILEVNPRASRTAPFVSKATGVPLPYLATQVMLGKTLEELDPWSMRKGGFTCVKEAVLPFQRFPGVDVILGPEMHSTGEVMGMGSNFGEAFLKSQLGAGQVLPQGGKLFLSVNDRDKPYLPEVADMFAKLGFHLLATRGTAAVLREHGLEVEEVLKVYEGRPNIVDLLINHEVALVINTASGKHTARDSKAIRHAALTYKVPYCTTIAAARATATAIGSRRAETHVESLQEYYAREARG, encoded by the coding sequence ATGCCCAAGCGTTCGGATTTACACAAAATTCTTGTCATCGGCGCGGGCCCCATCATCATCGGCCAGGGCTGCGAGTTTGACTACTCCGGTTCCCAGGCCGTGAAGGCCCTCAAGGAAGAAGGGTACGAGGTGGTGCTGGTCAATTCCAATCCGGCTACCATCATGACCGATCCGCATATGGCTGACGCCACCTATGTGGAACCCATCGAGCAGGAGACCCTTGCCGCAATCATCCGAAAAGAACGCCCCGATGCGCTCTTGCCTACGCTTGGCGGTCAGACGGCTTTGAACGCCGCTCTTGGGCTTGCCAAGAGCGGCGTTTTGGCGGAATGCGGCGTTGAGCTCATCGGCGCGCGCGCCGACGTGATTGAAAAGGCTGAAAGCCGCGAGCTTTTCCGCGAAGCCATGGAAAAGATCGGCCTTAAAATGCCCGCCAGCGGCATTGCCCGCACCATTGAAGAGGCCTGCCAGCTCGGCAACGTGCTGCCCTTCCCGCTGATCATCCGTCCGGCCTTTACGCTTGGCGGCACTGGCGGCGGCGTGGCCTATAATATGGAAGATCTTGAAGCCATTGCATCCAGCGGTCTTTCGGCGAGCCCCACCTCTGAAGTCATGATCGAGCAGAGCGTGCTTGGCTGGAAAGAAATCGAAATGGAAGTGATGCGTGACGCCAAAGACAACTGCGTCATCATCTGCGCCATTGAAAACTTTGATCCCATGGGTGTGCACACGGGCGACTCCATCACCGTGGCCCCGGTGCAGACACTCTCTGACGCCGAATACCAGAACCTGCGCGACGCCTCCATTGCCATCATGCGCGAAATCGGCGTGGAAACGGGCGGCAGTAACGTGCAGTTCGGCCTCAATCCGGCCAACGGCGAGATTGTGGTTATCGAAATGAACCCCCGCGTGTCGCGTTCGTCGGCGCTGGCCTCCAAGGCCACGGGCTTTCCCATTGCCAAAATCGCCGCCAAGCTGGCCGTGGGCTACACCCTTGACGAACTGCGCAACGACATCACCCGCGAGACCGTGGCGAGCTTTGAGCCAGCCATCGACTACTGCGTGGTGAAAATCCCGCGCTTCACTTTTGAAAAGTTCCCCGGCGCCAAGGACGAGCTCACCACCTCCATGAAGAGCGTGGGCGAAGCCATGAGCATTGGGCGCACATTTAAGGAAGCCTTGCAGAAGGGCCTGCGCTCCATGGAAATCGGCGCAACGGGCCTTGGCTACAGCTTCCGCTCCGAGCTGCCCGACCGCGAAACCATTCTGGAATCCCTGCACCGCCCCAACTCCAAGCGCATTTTTTCGCTGCGGCAGGCCATTGTGGCCGGTATCAGCGAAGAAGAAATCTTTGCGGTTTCCGCCATTGATCCCTGGTTCATCCGCCAGGTGCGCGACATTGTGGAGATGGAAAAGCGCATCAGCAATTTTGGCCTTGCCAACGACATGACCACGGCCAACGCCGCTCTTGCCGACATGCTGCGCGAAGCCAAGGAATACGGCTTCTCCGACCGCCAGCTGGCGGAAATGTGGAAGATGCCCGAGGCCGACATACGCCGCATGCGCAAGGAAATGCACGTGGAACCCACCTATTATCTGGTGGACACCTGCGCTGCGGAATTTGAGGCCTACACCCCCTATTTTTACTCCACCTACGAACGGGGCGAAGAAATCAAGGTGGAAGACCGCCGCAAGGTGCTCATTCTTGGCGGCGGCCCCAACCGCATCGGCCAGGGCATCGAGTTTGACTACTGCTGCTGCCACGCTTCCTTCGCCCTGCGCGATGCGGGCGTGATGGCCATCATGGCGAACTCCAACCCCGAAACCGTTTCCACAGACTACGACACCTCGGACAGGCTCTATTTTGAGCCGCTGACCTTCGAGGACGTGATGAACATTGTGGAAAAGGAAAAGCCCGAGGGCGTCATCGTGCAGTTTGGCGGCCAGACCCCGCTGAACCTTGCCGTGCCGCTCATGCGCGCTGGCGTACCCATTCTTGGTACCAGCCCGGATGCCATTGACCGCGCCGAAGACCGCGAACGCTTCCAAGCGCTCATTGAAAAGCTTGAGCTGCTCCAGCCGCCGAACGGCACGGCCATGAGCCTTGAAGACGCGCTTGAAGTGGCCGAACGCATCACCTACCCCGTGGTTGTGCGGCCCAGCTACGTGCTCGGCGGCCGCGCCATGGCCGTGGTGTATGACGCCGCCGAACTGAAAGATTACTTCCATGTCCAGGTGCCGCAAAAGCCGGAACACCCCATCCTCATCGACAAGTTCCTTGAACATGCGGTGGAAGTGGACGTGGACGCTCTTTCGGACGGCAAGGAAGTGTACGTGGCGGGCATCATGGAACACATCGAGGAAGCTGGCATCCACTCCGGCGACTCTGCCTGCGTACTGCCCTCGTACTCGCTTTCTTACGACCACGTGGCCCGCATTGCGGTGCAGGCCGAGGCCCTTGCCCGCGAACTCAAGGTCGTGGGCCTGATGAACATCCAGTTTGCCATCAAGGGCGATGATATCTATATACTGGAAGTAAACCCGCGCGCCTCGCGCACCGCGCCCTTTGTGTCCAAGGCCACGGGCGTTCCCCTGCCTTACCTGGCAACCCAGGTCATGCTGGGCAAAACGCTTGAGGAACTGGATCCCTGGAGCATGCGCAAGGGCGGATTCACCTGCGTCAAGGAAGCTGTGCTGCCTTTCCAGCGCTTCCCCGGCGTGGACGTGATTCTCGGACCCGAAATGCACTCCACCGGCGAAGTCATGGGCATGGGCTCCAACTTCGGCGAGGCCTTCCTCAAGAGCCAGCTGGGCGCTGGTCAGGTTCTGCCGCAGGGGGGCAAGCTCTTCCTGTCGGTCAACGACCGCGACAAGCCCTATCTGCCCGAAGTGGCGGATATGTTTGCCAAGCTTGGCTTCCACCTGCTGGCTACGCGCGGCACGGCTGCCGTGCTGCGTGAGCACGGGCTTGAAGTGGAAGAAGTGCTCAAGGTTTACGAAGGGCGGCCCAACATTGTGGATCTGCTCATCAATCATGAGGTGGCTCTGGTCATCAACACGGCTTCGGGCAAGCATACGGCCAGGGATTCCAAGGCCATTCGCCACGCGGCCCTGACATACAAGGTTCCTTACTGCACCACCATCGCCGCAGCGCGCGCCACGGCCACGGCCATCGGTTCGCGGCGGGCAGAGACCCATGTGGAAAGTTTGCAGGAATACTACGCGCGGGAAGCGCGGGGGTAA
- a CDS encoding glycine zipper domain-containing protein, with translation MKNLLIITLLAAMFVSGIGCTNMSKTQQGVASGAALGALGGAGVAAIAGGSAAWGALAGAGVGALAGGIVGHEQSKKAW, from the coding sequence ATGAAAAACTTGTTGATAATCACGTTGCTGGCAGCCATGTTTGTCAGCGGCATCGGTTGCACCAATATGAGCAAGACCCAGCAGGGTGTTGCCAGTGGTGCGGCCCTTGGCGCGCTTGGCGGTGCCGGTGTTGCTGCCATTGCCGGTGGATCGGCTGCCTGGGGCGCCCTCGCTGGCGCAGGTGTGGGCGCTCTGGCTGGCGGCATAGTCGGGCACGAGCAGAGCAAGAAAGCCTGGTAA
- a CDS encoding argininosuccinate synthase: MQNVKKVVLAYSGGLDTSVILKWLIETYKCEVIAVTADLGQPEDLTGVEEKALKTGASKAYVLDLREEMAKDFVFPMMRGAARYENRYLLGTSIARPLIAKALVDIARKEGADAVAHGATGKGNDQVRFEFAVSALAPDLKVIAPWREWDLMSRTALTAFAEKHGIHISSEAKRYSMDANMMHTSFEGSELENPGSAPDASCHQRCVPVEEAPDTPEIISVDFEQGNPVAVNGQRLSPAAIIKTLSEIAGRNGIGRDDMVENRFVGMKCRGVYENPAGTLLYALHRDLEGICMDRELLGIRDMLAVRYSQCVYNGFWYSPERETMQAFMDKSQECVTGTVRAKLYKGGVWPLARTSPNSLFSEDLATFEGGNYDHKDAAGFIRLNSLRLRLHAAVQSKLGK; the protein is encoded by the coding sequence ATGCAGAATGTAAAAAAAGTCGTCCTCGCCTATTCGGGCGGGCTTGATACTTCCGTTATCCTTAAATGGCTCATTGAGACCTACAAGTGTGAGGTCATTGCCGTTACCGCCGATCTGGGCCAGCCCGAAGACCTCACGGGCGTGGAAGAAAAAGCGCTCAAGACCGGCGCTTCCAAGGCCTACGTGCTTGATCTGCGCGAAGAAATGGCCAAGGACTTTGTATTCCCCATGATGCGCGGCGCTGCCCGCTACGAAAACCGCTATCTGCTGGGCACCTCCATCGCCCGCCCGCTCATCGCCAAGGCCCTTGTGGACATCGCCCGCAAGGAAGGCGCGGACGCCGTGGCCCACGGCGCTACCGGCAAGGGCAACGATCAGGTGCGTTTTGAATTTGCCGTCAGCGCCCTTGCGCCCGACCTCAAGGTCATCGCCCCCTGGCGCGAATGGGATCTCATGTCGCGCACGGCCCTCACGGCCTTTGCCGAAAAGCACGGCATCCATATCTCCAGCGAAGCCAAGCGCTACAGCATGGACGCCAACATGATGCACACGAGCTTTGAAGGCAGCGAGCTGGAAAACCCCGGCAGCGCGCCCGATGCCTCGTGCCATCAGCGCTGCGTGCCCGTGGAAGAAGCGCCCGACACCCCCGAGATCATCAGCGTGGATTTCGAGCAGGGCAACCCTGTGGCCGTCAACGGTCAGCGCCTCTCCCCCGCCGCCATCATCAAGACCCTCAGCGAAATTGCCGGACGTAACGGCATTGGCCGCGACGACATGGTCGAAAACCGCTTTGTGGGCATGAAGTGCCGCGGCGTGTACGAAAACCCCGCCGGCACCCTGCTGTACGCCCTGCACCGCGACCTTGAAGGCATCTGCATGGATCGCGAACTGCTCGGCATCCGCGACATGCTGGCCGTGCGTTACTCGCAGTGCGTGTACAATGGCTTCTGGTATTCGCCCGAACGCGAAACAATGCAGGCCTTTATGGACAAGTCGCAGGAGTGCGTCACCGGCACCGTGCGCGCCAAGCTCTACAAGGGCGGCGTGTGGCCCCTGGCCCGCACCTCCCCCAACTCGCTCTTCTCCGAAGATCTGGCCACCTTTGAAGGCGGCAACTACGATCACAAGGATGCCGCTGGCTTTATCCGCCTCAACAGCCTGCGCCTGCGCCTGCACGCCGCTGTGCAGAGCAAGCTCGGCAAGTAG
- the argH gene encoding argininosuccinate lyase: MKTNQSWGGRFAEGPKEAVAQYTDSQSYDRALYAQDIRASQAHARMLGRQGVISQNEARILVNGLDRVREEIEAGNFVWKPELEDVHMNIEARLTELVGDVGKKLHTGRSRNDQVGLTFRLFVADRLETWRQRAALLCSVLADKAAEHKTDILPGCTHLQPAQPVSLAHHLLAYAWMFRRDAMRLEDTLERVRISPLGAAALAGTTYPLDPQSVADEVGFAEIYGNSMDAVSDRDFVLEALFDGSTIMMHLSRLCEEIILWANPAFGFVRLSDGYSTGSSIMPQKKNPDVAELMRGKTGRVYGALTGLLTVMKGLPLAYNRDMQEDKEGFLDADRTVEASLRLMAGMLEELTFRTDRMREACKAGFLNATELADYLVGKGIPFREAHHITGQAVAMAEKAGKGLEDLTLGELQSLEPRIEDSVFAILEYAAAVSRRETPGGTGPRSVETQLEQIHQWLGQNLGEEN; encoded by the coding sequence ATGAAGACCAACCAGAGCTGGGGCGGCCGCTTTGCCGAAGGCCCCAAGGAAGCCGTGGCCCAGTATACGGATTCGCAATCCTACGACAGAGCGCTCTACGCCCAGGATATCCGCGCGTCACAGGCGCATGCCCGCATGCTGGGCCGTCAGGGCGTCATCAGCCAGAACGAGGCACGGATTCTGGTCAACGGTCTGGACCGTGTGCGCGAAGAAATCGAAGCTGGCAATTTTGTGTGGAAGCCAGAACTTGAAGACGTGCACATGAATATTGAAGCGCGCCTGACCGAGCTTGTGGGTGATGTGGGCAAAAAACTGCACACGGGCCGCAGCCGCAACGATCAGGTGGGCCTGACCTTCCGCCTCTTTGTTGCCGACCGCCTCGAAACCTGGCGTCAGCGCGCGGCCTTGCTGTGCTCCGTGCTGGCCGACAAGGCCGCAGAGCACAAGACGGACATCCTGCCCGGCTGCACCCATCTGCAACCGGCCCAGCCCGTAAGCCTTGCCCACCACCTGCTGGCCTATGCCTGGATGTTCCGCCGCGATGCAATGCGCCTGGAAGACACCCTTGAGCGCGTGCGCATTTCGCCCCTTGGCGCAGCGGCCCTCGCCGGAACCACCTACCCGCTTGACCCGCAGAGCGTGGCGGACGAAGTGGGTTTTGCAGAAATTTACGGCAACTCCATGGACGCCGTTTCTGACCGCGATTTTGTGCTTGAAGCACTTTTTGACGGCTCAACCATCATGATGCACCTCTCGCGCCTGTGCGAAGAAATCATCCTCTGGGCCAACCCCGCCTTTGGTTTTGTGCGCCTTTCTGACGGCTATTCCACAGGCTCGTCTATCATGCCGCAAAAGAAAAACCCCGACGTGGCCGAACTCATGCGCGGCAAGACCGGGCGCGTCTATGGCGCGCTGACGGGCCTGCTCACGGTCATGAAGGGCCTGCCCTTGGCCTACAACCGCGACATGCAGGAAGACAAGGAAGGTTTCCTTGATGCCGACCGCACCGTTGAAGCATCGCTGCGCCTCATGGCGGGCATGCTGGAAGAACTGACCTTTCGCACCGACCGCATGCGCGAGGCCTGCAAGGCTGGCTTCCTCAACGCCACAGAACTGGCGGACTACCTCGTGGGCAAGGGTATTCCCTTCCGCGAGGCGCACCACATCACAGGTCAGGCCGTGGCTATGGCCGAAAAGGCTGGCAAAGGCCTTGAAGACCTCACTCTTGGCGAACTTCAGAGCCTTGAACCGCGTATTGAAGACTCGGTTTTTGCCATTCTGGAATATGCCGCAGCCGTGAGCCGCCGCGAAACCCCCGGTGGCACCGGCCCCCGCTCTGTGGAAACGCAGCTTGAACAGATCCACCAGTGGCTTGGGCAGAATCTGGGCGAGGAAAACTGA
- the carA gene encoding glutamine-hydrolyzing carbamoyl-phosphate synthase small subunit gives MKALLVLEDGFTLEGKSFTGDFETGGEVIFTTGMTGYQEVLTDPSYYGQMVCMTYPLVGNYGISEADMESARVHCSAFLVKECCKQPSNWQSVMALPAFLQKFDTPGMEGLDTRALTRHLRINGAMRGMISTRELNPAALKEKVLAQPTMKGRNLVPFVAAQEPYAWFDNQPQKVALGADGAYAWRGTGLPLLVYDYGIKWNILRRLCEAGFEPLAVPPNFSAAQAKASGAKGVFLSNGPGDPATLTAEIALVRELVGSFPVTGICLGHQLIGHALGGTTDKLKFGHHGCNHPVKDLTTGRIEISSQNHGFHVVLDGVNDVEATHINLNDNTLEGLRHKTLPVMSVQYHPEAAAGPRDGQYLFGRFRQLIGEAAGA, from the coding sequence ATGAAAGCATTGCTGGTGCTGGAAGACGGATTCACGTTGGAAGGCAAATCCTTTACCGGAGACTTTGAAACCGGCGGTGAAGTGATTTTCACCACGGGCATGACTGGCTATCAGGAAGTGCTCACCGACCCCTCCTACTACGGGCAGATGGTCTGCATGACCTATCCGCTGGTGGGCAACTACGGCATTTCCGAGGCTGATATGGAATCGGCCCGCGTGCATTGCAGCGCCTTTCTGGTAAAGGAATGCTGCAAGCAGCCCTCCAACTGGCAGTCTGTCATGGCATTGCCCGCCTTTTTGCAGAAGTTCGATACGCCTGGCATGGAAGGGCTGGATACCCGCGCCCTGACGCGCCACCTGCGCATCAACGGCGCCATGCGCGGCATGATTTCCACCAGGGAGCTGAACCCCGCTGCCCTCAAGGAAAAAGTGCTTGCCCAGCCCACCATGAAGGGCCGCAATCTCGTGCCCTTTGTGGCAGCGCAGGAACCCTACGCGTGGTTTGACAACCAGCCGCAAAAGGTCGCTCTCGGCGCCGACGGCGCCTACGCATGGCGCGGCACGGGCCTGCCCCTGCTGGTGTATGATTATGGCATCAAGTGGAACATTCTGCGCCGCCTGTGCGAGGCCGGTTTTGAGCCTCTGGCGGTGCCGCCGAACTTCAGCGCAGCGCAGGCCAAGGCCAGTGGAGCCAAGGGCGTGTTCCTTTCCAACGGCCCCGGCGACCCGGCCACCCTGACTGCCGAAATTGCTCTGGTGCGCGAGCTTGTTGGTTCGTTCCCTGTCACAGGCATCTGCCTCGGGCATCAGCTTATCGGTCATGCCCTTGGCGGCACCACCGACAAGCTCAAGTTCGGCCACCACGGCTGCAACCACCCTGTCAAGGATCTGACCACAGGACGCATCGAAATTTCGTCCCAGAACCACGGTTTCCATGTGGTGTTGGACGGTGTGAACGATGTGGAAGCCACGCATATCAACCTGAACGACAACACGCTTGAAGGCCTGCGCCACAAGACCCTGCCTGTCATGAGCGTGCAGTACCACCCCGAAGCGGCGGCTGGCCCCCGCGATGGGCAGTACCTCTTTGGCCGCTTCCGCCAGCTTATAGGCGAGGCCGCAGGAGCGTAG
- a CDS encoding 4Fe-4S binding protein, whose protein sequence is MVANLHTVFFSPTGSSRNMAQEVARVLEQELAQNMALARGDDWDWTFPEGRAAAHTLGAEDVLVFAFPVYAGRIPQLLMEPLARLAGHGARAVPLAVYGNRHYDDALLEAVDLFVAHGFSVPAAGAFVAEHSMTAKVGAGRPDAEDMAAIANFARNAASVICSGRSTTVAVSGNRPYKALPPAADIRPQTLDSCTQCGLCASVCPMRVIDANNAAQVAQGCLRCCACVKICPEQAKYFDNPQVDKIVAMIESNCRERREPEVFFAAAGII, encoded by the coding sequence ATGGTTGCAAACCTTCACACGGTCTTTTTCAGCCCAACTGGCAGCAGCCGCAACATGGCGCAAGAGGTTGCCCGTGTTCTGGAGCAGGAATTGGCGCAGAATATGGCGCTGGCGCGCGGCGATGACTGGGACTGGACGTTTCCTGAAGGGCGGGCGGCAGCCCACACGCTTGGAGCGGAGGATGTGCTGGTTTTTGCCTTTCCGGTCTATGCCGGGCGTATTCCCCAATTGCTGATGGAGCCGCTGGCAAGGTTGGCAGGGCATGGAGCACGAGCGGTTCCGCTTGCCGTGTATGGCAACAGGCACTATGACGATGCCCTGCTTGAAGCGGTTGATCTGTTTGTAGCCCACGGTTTTTCCGTTCCTGCGGCAGGGGCCTTTGTGGCAGAGCACAGCATGACGGCAAAGGTCGGGGCAGGCAGGCCTGATGCAGAAGATATGGCCGCTATCGCGAATTTTGCTCGCAACGCTGCCAGCGTCATCTGCAGTGGAAGAAGCACAACTGTGGCTGTGTCCGGCAACCGCCCTTACAAGGCGCTGCCGCCAGCAGCGGATATTCGGCCTCAAACCCTTGATTCATGTACGCAGTGCGGCTTGTGCGCCAGCGTGTGCCCCATGCGCGTGATTGATGCCAACAATGCCGCGCAGGTGGCGCAGGGCTGTTTGCGCTGTTGCGCCTGCGTAAAAATCTGCCCGGAACAGGCAAAGTATTTTGACAATCCTCAGGTGGACAAAATCGTTGCCATGATCGAAAGCAACTGCCGTGAGCGGCGTGAGCCGGAGGTGTTTTTTGCCGCAGCGGGCATAATATAA